A region of the Arachis hypogaea cultivar Tifrunner chromosome 15, arahy.Tifrunner.gnm2.J5K5, whole genome shotgun sequence genome:
aattcttgcaattaataatgtttacttctattgcactttatgtgtttgttgaaatgcctcttttagttttagtgtagattttgttcctcttggcctaggtagagtaattagtgacacttgagttatttAATTCCTTTGTTggttgataattggagagattgctaattggtttggagtgcactaaagctagtctttccttgggagttggctaggacttgtggctcaagtcaattcatccacttgactttcctttaattagtaagggttaactaagtggtagcaatgaacaattctcatcacaattgagaaggataactaggataggacttctaattttcataccttgccaagagtcttttatagttgttagtttattttcattgccatttacttttcatgcttcttatccaaaaccccaaagtaactcataaccaataacaagacactttattgtaattcctagggagaacgacccgaggtccaatacttcggtttataaattttaggggtttgtactagtgacaaacaactttttgtatgaaaggattattgtttggtttaggaactatacttgcaacgagaattcatttgtgaaattctaaaccatcaaaaaatccattcatcactgTGCTTAAGAGGTTGATGACTGATGTACCTTTTGGAGTTCTTTTGTCGGGAGGACTTGACTCATCGCTTGTCGCTGCCGTGACCAATCATTTTATGGCTCAATCTACAGCTGCACAATAGTGGGGGATCGCAGTTGCATACTTTCTGAATTAAGTTTGACCTGAGCTCGCGCTCGATGCCTTCTCTTGAAGATGTCGTGCCTCAACTTCATAGTCTCACTTTGTATGTCCATGAATGGTTTCCTTTCTATGTTTTCCTTTTCGCTCTCCAGCATCCTTTGTTTCTCTATTGCTGCCAGTGATGCAGCCTTGTCATCCGATTCTTGATTGTTTGCTTCTTCCTACAAATTCGGTTTATATTTGAGAGCCACTCAACAATAGTAAAGCATAATTGCAAGAATAAACCCACCAAATGCTGTATTTAAAACTACCAAAATATCAAAAGCATGGGTAGGAATGATACACTATGGAaccaataaaacatgaaaaaataaACAACAACCCCACTTATAGACTTAGAGCTATCTTTAAGATCACTCACATTTGCCAGCCTGCCAGCTTTTATGCCTTCAGAACGGATAATCTCTTGAACAATAAAGTGTAAGAGTGTGGTCTTGCCATCTATTTCTTTTACATCAAATAGTTTCAAGAGTGTATCAAGCTTAAATGCTTGTGCACCACCACGGAATGTTCCATCATTCATACGGTTGCCAGTTTTGAGAACAGCTTCAAGAAGCTTGAGGAACAGCGGACTGTTTTTTAGTTCCTTACAAGCAACCTGACATATCGGATGAAGGTGCAAGAAGAATCAGATTTCAAGACAAGAAAGGAAGGGGTCACACAAATGTGAGGGCCTCAATTTGAGATATAGCTGAGTTAGTGAGTGCGTGGAAATTGCAGAACATACTCTTGTTTATGTCTATGTATAATTCACACATAGCATAAATCTAACTCTTAACTTATAACTTGATTTGGTTAAACAGAATACTAAAAATTTATATCTCCTAGATACCACATTTTAAAGGATGCATATTCTTTATGGGATTAGTAACTGTAAACATACTCAAAAAATGATAACAATTGCGTACGAAGGAATCAGACTTTATTTTGTACTGCATGAATATTTCATATGAAGGGGAGAAAAATGTACTTGAAAATGTAAAACTATGAACTAATTAATTCCCACAAATTATAGGTCCAACCGCTGAACGAAAAATAATCAGCATATTAATTAACAATTCAATAATTGGATTATAGAAATAAATGTAGGACATAAATGAGTCAGTTTAAGGACTCACTATACCCAGCTACTCAAAATTTACATTGTTACTTTTGCCAGCCTAAGATTGATAGAATGATATATCTTGATGATACAACACAACGACCTTAACAACTAAGCCTTGTCTCACTAGGTGGAGTTTGCTACATGAACTAAACAGCACCATAGTGTTCTACAATATAACAATGTATCATGTTTATTGGGGTGATATTCCCTCTCAAATCTGTTTATCATCTTATTTGGGATAATCAAACACTTCAAAACTACAAAATTTTAATGCCATGATCATGATTTAGATATTGTATCTCTAGAACTGCAAAAGGCTCGATAGTAGAATTGAGCTCCTCTTTAAGTGTACTCAAGAAAAGAAGTGCTTCCATTCGCTTAAAAGCAAATGGAATGTCAACCATCGCTTTCAAGAACTGATCAGCAAGGCTAAGTTGAGATAGCTCACCAGTAAAAAGTCTAAGCTTAAGTTGTTCATCAGTCGTCGGTGCCATCTTCAGCAAGGTTTGGAGGAACTCAACAGGCAACTCATTTCCTAACAAACCAAAGACAAATTTCAAAGCTATTATACAAGTGGAAGCAGAGACAAGTGAACATTTCTATATGATAAATAGATTTCATCATGATTTACCAAGCAAGCTTCAAAAAGTTATCAATTCACTTGTTCAGAAAACAGTTGTCTATACACTAACAAAGACTACCATAATCTATGCTCCTCCATACTCAACCATGATAGCATAAATCAAATAATTTCAGAACAATAATCAAACCTAACAACAGCACTACCACAATCCATGCTCCCCACGTGCAGCAAAATGGTGCTAGATTCAAATAATCAACATGATACTGGTTGTCTATAATGTTTTAGGGCAGCACTGTGACCATGCAAAGTTTTGTGTAACTTGTGTTCCCTACAAAATCTAATATTACTATCACAATTATCAACAGTTTCTTACAAAAAATTGAAGGACCAAGAAAATCACCTTCATAAAGTGCATCACATACTTCTTCCATTGTCACATTCAATGCTCGCAACAGAATTAATAAATTATGTGCTTTCTTTTTGTCAATGATCTGGATATACTGAGGTGAAGGGTCTTGGGCGAAAGACTCTTTCCCTCGTTGACCATTATTTTTATCCACAGCGTTATAACCAAAAAGTGTTTCTATCATCTCCTCATTAAACCTGCAATTTTTTTCATTAGAAATATTACTAGCTAGTGATAAACTACTATCTTTGTCCAACCAAAAAAGCCTTTGGATTAATTTCTTACTGGAATGATCCAGACTTGATTTTATTCCAAACCATTGATTGATCAGAGTTAgcttgtgtaacaccctaccacaccgagtcttatgcttaagtcataaagctgaggtggcaaggtattacgacctctaaaagtaaaaatgtataaatatataatgataataGTTGAAAGGAATTTATATCGAGGAGCCTGTGAagaaaagtttaaaacaaaatttGCAACGTTCACGTAAATGGAAAACTTGCGTACGAAGAAAACTAAGGTTCATAAACCTAAATATATAGAAAGTAAGAGCAGGGAGTCaaggatacaaaataacaagctcctaactcagcctgcgaagctaaggctggccagaaaaatatttacatacaAATATATAACCTTAAG
Encoded here:
- the LOC112749150 gene encoding formin-like protein 5, whose amino-acid sequence is MAYKKGAKPSPPPSPPTPAGAKPDTRPPPPPKGGTPPPHPPPIRASKPKTMENVEVGASEVDAPKAKLKPFFWDKVQAIRVNLQVLSGLACLSYGSGREAPRKASGAFAAKWFPFRGVTQANSDQSMVWNKIKSGSFQFNEEMIETLFGYNAVDKNNGQRGKESFAQDPSPQYIQIIDKKKAHNLLILLRALNVTMEEVCDALYEGNELPVEFLQTLLKMAPTTDEQLKLRLFTGELSQLSLADQFLKAMVDIPFAFKRMEALLFLSTLKEELNSTIEPFAVLEVACKELKNSPLFLKLLEAVLKTGNRMNDGTFRGGAQAFKLDTLLKLFDVKEIDGKTTLLHFIVQEIIRSEGIKAGRLANEEANNQESDDKAASLAAIEKQRMLESEKENIERKPFMDIQSETMKLRHDIFKRRHRARAQDDDDVEPCLVPSAKVSTTTVPLAEVDPPASDPGCQILNRDDGTVDAVPLQARPPFPQTDATKKSSNL